The DNA segment GGGCCCACAGTCCAATCTAATTTCAACTGGTACAAATCCAAAACCAAATTTCATGTCTATGTTTTGATAATGCAAAATTTTTCTCTGGTGTAAGTAAATGAGATCAGAGCTTGGCCTTGGTGTTACTGCAGTGAGCTGAGCCTGCACATCGATGCTGatgggatttaattttttttcttgtttttccttttagtcATTGAAAGCAGCCATCAGAAGGGAAGAAGTTCAAACACAGGGCTAAGGACTCCTGGTGCTCCTGTCGACAGTGTGGAGCTGGTGACTGTGGTGGCTGGGAGCACGGAGTGGGTATCACtgcctgccaggcacagagcgGTGCCAGTGGCAAGCAGGGTCATGGGGCACACTAGTCCCCCAGTCAGCAATGGGGAGGCCACCCCACTAGGAGCAGGATCCCTGGACAACCCATCTACTGGGACAGCAACCCACCTGCCCACCCGTAGCCATCCTCCTGGTGAGTTTTATTGATGCAAGAGTCCCTGTTTGCTGTATCCACCCCATGGACTGAGCATAGCCAGTGGATTAGGAAGTATTCCTGCCCGGTGActagaaatgcagattttttttaagaaatccaATGCCAAgaaggctgattttttttaacattatagCAAAGATGATTCTCAGAATCTGCTGCTTTATTTCACCATGGAGCAGTACCTGGAGAGTCCTGCCCATCCACAGAGCTGGAGGGCTatgcacagagcagagaccCCTGGCCATCCCCATGCCTCCTCTCAGGAGGAGCTGAACCCCATCACAAACCCAGCCTAGATTATAAAAGCCTGAGTTAAAGATACCTGGCCAGCAGTAGCTGAGATCCTCACATGGAAATCCTGCAAGTGAACACTTCCCTCTGGGATTGTTCATATTCTTCAGTCATAAGTAAACCAGTGTACTCTTCTGAGCATACCTTAAATGAAAGCCtgtttcccacagcagcaggttAAGGCTGTGCTGATTGTCCTGTTGCCACctcagtttttttcttaatatccctGTCTAAAATAACTGTCTTGCTGAGATATGAGCATagaggttttcttttatttttctttaattccttatttttttgtaaTCTGCTTAGGGACTAGAATGTGGAGCTGCATGCCCAGGCTGCCAGCTGCtggctgccctggcaccagctccttactgctttctgcctttttaatatcttttaaaaaatctgtgtttcttttgcCATGCACAATAGAAGACAAAGTTTGAAATGCCATAATTTTTTGGTGACAGAAACCCTCCATTCCTGTCAATCCATCTTACAATTAAACTGTGCTCTGTTAAACAGAGGAAACATGAGGGATGCAGCTGTGAACTTACCTGTTTTATCTCGTGGGGCTGGTTACCACTGCAGGTGCTTCTGTTGCCACACAGCCAAGACAAGATAACTTTTCCATGAGAACATGACCCTCTCTGTGTTGCTTTCCAGATGCCGGAAGCCATCACCGTGCTGCAGGCAGccaggagagaggcaggagagctctggctTCTCCCaacactcctgcagctgctgaaaggACACCACCAGGCTTGGAAGCTGTCAGCACTGATTCGGCTGAGAGGACACAAATTGGGCATCGTGGGGTCTGGAACATGTTGGGCTTTAACAACACAATGAGGACAGTGCTTCTACCTTCATCTTCAGAATCTCATCACCCAGGTAAACTATCCCAATTCATCCTGGGAACACTGTGCAGGTGTTCCAACACCTGGCAGCAAGGTGAGTGCTCTTCTCCAGAGCAGCTGGACATTGGTTAAGCATTATAGAGCTTTGTGGATCCAGCTGTCCATCCTCACTATGTGCTCAGGGCAGTTTTCTGGCTTGCTTCATGCATGACGGTGGAGAGAGGGATCCACATGGCTTCTGGCATTGAAAATTATGAATTACCTGGTACAGCTCCCAAACACAAAGTTTCTGTGAGCATAGTGCAGACAAGGGGCCTATaggctgtggggcaggtggACGGTAAAAGTGGGGGATGCTAGGTGGGCAGCTAAGCCCATCTCTGGGCTCTCATTTACTTTCCCCCGTTGCCTTGCAGGCAGTGACAGCCCATCTCGATCAGCAGctggctgggtgggcacagaaCTGAccagcagccctgccatggggactGCAGCCTCTTCATCCAGCCCCTCGGGGACCAGCCAGGGGACCAACCCCAGCACTGCCGTCCCTGgctccctgggacagccccagtCCTCCTCCCAGGCTTCAGGTACCCAGGCTGGTGCAGACCAGGTCATGCTACACCTCAGGGGGGTCACAGGGAACTCTCCAAACCCTTtgttcacagaatcagctgCCACGGACAGCACTTTCAGAGGTGAGCTTTGCTGGCCCATGATTTTGTTTTATAGATTTAAAAAGCCTCTTTATAGCTTTTGCTTTCTTGAAACAGAGAAGATTCTCTGTTTTGCGTGTActctgttttttattatttagatGGTTAGCTGAAATTCCCTgctaaaagcaggaaaaagcaatggaaaaaataatttgatccAAACCTCCCAGcattttccacttaaaaaaaaagttctttggaCCTTATCACAGTGTTTTCTGCAGGGTGTATGTCTGAAGCTGTGAAATATCTCCACTGGTCCAGTGCCaactgcagagccagggcagctcccagtCCCACCTGAGCTGCGTCTCCCACCCAAGTAGTGCTAGAGTGGGGCAGCAGGTTGGGAACCCAAGCTCATGGCCACACCGAGTGGGTTTGCCCTCAGCTAGACAGGGTGAGATGCCTGTGCTTAACAACTTGGCTTCACCTCGCttgttctgcagcagctgacTCCTGAAGATTTCAAAAACAGACTTTGCCCCACTCCACATAAATTTACTTAAAACCTGTGTTGCTGAGTCCTTATCCTTGTCCAGGGCTTGCCAGGAGCAAACACATCTTCGAGGTTCTCACAATGACATGTCCATTCCCTCTGTCACAGCTGTtgggagcagcaccagggctaCAGAAAACATGAGATCCAGTGTCCAAAGGACAGTGTCTGGCTTCACGGCTCAGCCCCTGGCCTCAGTGCCCTTCTCAGtgggcctggcacagggacgTTTCCCTGGGCCCTCCACAGAGCAGCAAATCACCCCTTCTCACCCAGCTTTGGAAAGCACTGCCTCAGGTGAGCTCAGTTAgtctacaatttttttcttttaccccATTTTGTGCTTTCTTAAACATTTTTCCCTATGTCCTGTTAAGCCCTGGGATGTGTAGCAAGCTGCAGGCTTATATGGGAATGTGGCTGCACtcagttttcctgcctttgctgtCTGATGCATTGTTCaagccacaaaaaaaccccaaaaaacaaaaaaccaaaaaaaccactaaGAGAGCCTGGGCTGATTTTTACCAGTCTTAGAGCAAAGGTGGGATTTAAAGGCAAGTCCCTTCAGTCCTTGTCCCATGGGGTTTCCTGTTGTCTGAGCCACCCTGCTCTCATGAAGCCTGGCAGCAAGCCCTAAATTCTGTGCAAAGTTTTCCTGTGGGGAGGGGATTCATGCCTTTTCAAAAGAGCACTTTGTCCAGATTGAAAACTTCCTATGCTTAATATCGTATGTGTGCTGTAAGCgtctggaaagaaaatggatCCATCTGTTTAtaatttcatatatataaatccagggttttttttgttctgtagcCGTTGGAAGCAGCTACCAGCCATCCAACAACTCAGCCATGGAGAGGAGAGTTTCAGATTTCCCCACCACCAGGACCTCCATTTCCACAACAGCCACTAAGAGTGGAGGGTGGACGTTAAGGTCTCTGCCAGCCAGCACCAGGCTGGTCAACACGGCAGAGATTTCCACCTCTGGAACTGAAATCATCAACTCTTCAGCCCAGACTCAGACCCCCGGAATATCTACGGATGCCCAGGATGGTGGTGGCAGAGGTGTCACAGACCCCTTGCTCACAGGCTTGCCATCTGCTTCACAAAGCACTTCCACAAGTGAGTTTTGACAGATAGCTGTATATGTCAGAACATTATTTGAAGATTTATTATTAACAAAAtacatcctttttattttaaagaaaggagaaataatatTGTATTTGGCACATTCtgtacatttaaaaacatttcacagaaatgAAAGTATGGATAAATATTATTCTTGTTGGAAAGGGAGGATAGATTTTCCTTGAAAAGTTTCAGTTGAATTCTGCTAGCAACAACTTTAGCAGTTCCTGTTTAGAGACCATTCCCCCCATCTTAATGATTTCCcagtattaaatatttctgtgttgaATATTCACACATATGTTGTCTACATCTACTGATAGCAGGAGATGAGAGGGTAATAAATGAAGTGAAGAGGGCTGAAAACTACCCAGAAGTTTTCCTTTAAGTGTATGcagttttgtatttcttttctcctaTTTCAGCCTTTAGCAGCAATTACAAACACAAGAGCATCCCAGCTGCTGATGTCACGCTGCACTCGGACACCCGTGGTGCTGACATGCCCAGCATGGCAGGGGAGACACTGATGTCCTCTGCAAATGGCCACACAGCTGGGCTGACAAGAGGGTCTGCCACCAGCATCGACCCCACAAGCTTCTTGGGGGtgacctcctcctcctcagagaCTGTGACACATCGTCCAAACAGCTCACAGGAAACCACTTATCTTCCAGCCCACCCCGAAGATCCTTTGCTCACAAGGTCCCTCTCTGCCTCTGAAAGTATTTTCAGAGGTAAATTTGTTAGTCTGGAAGCTGTCTGCCTTGGGGATGGATGAGATTTCACATCCCTGCACTGTTTTTCTCTAGATATGGCCATCAGTTACTACTCGATACCTGGATGTTTCTTTTACTAACTGCACTGGGCTGGCAGTGGGTCAGGTGGGAAGGGGAACAGTGGATGTCAACTTTTGGGTGAGAAAGTGAAAAACATCATTGTTCTCATTGCTAATGAAATTCCTTTCCTGGGAAAATCATTGGTTAGAAATACTGCAGCACACACTTTTTACCTGCCAGAGATGCTTGCTGGGGATTTGCAGCCATCGTCTCATGCTATGTCTGCCATGCAGGCTAGTCTGTAGAACATGTGTTTTTGATTTTCATGGCTTTTTGTAAGCCACATGTGATTGAACTTGAGAGATTCACCTCTTACTAGAGCAACACCTTCAGTTTCTCAATGGGCAATATAGAAATGCTTGCTGTGCAAACAATCACTCAAATGTATAGCTCTGTATGTATAAATCAAGCCCAGTTTTGTTGTATCTTAGGTGTCAGAAGCAGCCAACAACCAGTTAACAGCACAATGGCAGAGAAAACCCCCCTCGCTTCCTCAGCCATGGCCAGCAGCAATGGTGGGAGGACCCCGAAGTCTGCCACAGTCAGCAACCAGTGGGCAGCAGAAGTCTCCACATCCAGCAGTGGCATGTACAGGACCTTGGGCACAATCCAATCCTTGTCCACATCTTCTGTGAGAGGCACCTACAGAGTTCAGGGGTCTATAAAAGTGATGGATTTAACTGAGCGAGTGGCAGACTCTTCCTTGACACACTCTCACTCTCCTTCAGAAGATCCTTCCCCAGGTGAGCTCACATTGGAattgaaatgccatttttcttaCAAGCCAAAGTAGGACTGTTACTGTAGCTTGCAGTTGCCCAACCCTTTTCTGCTGTGTAGAATATACTGTTTGGAAGGATGCAGTGTGATTTTgtgtgaaatatttcagctcttgcttgacaaaaaaaatttagGTTTTTTACAGAAGGGGCACATACATGGAAAGTTTCATTatgccaagaaaaataattaactttCAAATCACAATCCCTTTTTTACTATCTCCAGTTGCTATCTCTGTGTTATAGGCAAGAGAACTAAGCAAGCAAGGATTAGATCATATCCCTGCAGTCCTGGGGATCAGGCTTCAGTTCCTACCTTCTGTCCTACCTCTTGGATCATACTCTTTCCCAGAAACTGAACCAACTCAGCAAATTTAGGGCAACTTTGTATGTGATCTCTGAGGTCCTTCATGCTGCTGTTTGGTCCTTCATACTGTGGTGCTGAAGGGGTCTGGTCCCAATGATCCCATTTCTTCAGACTTCTCTAAGACCTTCACACTGCTCAGCATAGTTCCTTGTCTGAACTGATTTTCAGGCTTTTCTGGGTTGTCACAGTATTTGTTCCAGCAGCATGGAGTGCACTCAGGCATGTAATGGTGAAATCAAGTGCACAGCGTAAGTATTTCAACAGTTTTTATATAACAGCATTTTTCTCAGCATAAAACTATGGTTTTTAGAAGACAAATTTTTGTAGGAAGGTTTTATGTCTTTGGAAATTTCCTATTTTCTCTGAATTGACATCTTCTCATATTTTCTACTTGTGTTTGTACTTGCTGCTTCTGGGTGTTACTGGAAGAAAGCTCCTTTATAGTTTCATATGTGTAAAAGTTTAAATCATTTCTTTATCTTATTTTAGCTTCTGGAAGCAGCCATATGCCATTCAGCATCCTGTCAACAGAGAGACCCAATTTCCCCACAACCAGCACCTCCATTTCCACAGCAGGCACCAGGAGTGGAGGGAGGATGTTAAGGTCTCTGCCAGCCAGCACCATGCTGGCCCAAACAACAGAAATTTCCACCACTGGTACCGAAAACATCAGCTCTCCAGGCCATTCCCAGTCTTCTTTGGGAGACAGAAGTCCCACCATGTTGTCCCTGAACCTATTGCTCACAGGCTCATCATCTTCTTTGGAAAGCACTTCCCCAGGTGAGTTCTGACATTTCTATGGGGCTTCTGCCTGTAGACATCAGACATTCACCTGTATAGGGAAGTGAGAGCATGCCAGAAGGTGCTGGACAATAGCATTGAATATTATAGATGAAAATTtcaattttcagagaaaaatacattatcTATTTCTTACATTTAGTCACCAGAAAAACCCAGCCTTACTGCCAGAGTACAGTCTGGCCTCGAGAtctgctgtgttttcagagACAGCATGATTTCAGGACTGCCCTGTTGGCTGTGTTTATACaagcaggaacagccccagTCATTCCTGACTTCCATGCTGGGGTCCAAAGGCAGTATTTGCTGATCCCATACAAGCCTGTCACGCTTTGTTTGAGTATCAGGGAGTTGGGTGCTGCATAGCTTTACCTTGCTCATTGTGGGTGCTGAGGTGGCAGTGTGGGCATGTGGTGTCCATGGCAGGActgcagcactgagagcagTGCCAAAGGTCAGCAAACCCAAAAGTGCTCCCATGACTTGTTCCTAGTACCCTCTGCAGGGAATCTTCCTGTGAGCAGCACCTCCTTGCACAGAAAAGGGTTGTGTCTTCACAGTTAGCATTTTCTCCAGGTTTGGATCTGACAAGTTCTATCTGTGCTGTCAGGCTGAGGGTGGTGGTAGAAGAGAGCATGCCTGCCTGTTTGTAGCTTAGGATGCATAAACCCATTTTGCTTTGCCCTTTCTTAGCAGAAGAGACTTCAACAATGGGAGGATACCTGCCTCTCACCAGTACGCCCAGTGCAGAGTTAATCACCACTGGTAAGGAGAGGAGCACCCTGCCCATGTTGGACACCCATGGAGCATCCAGTGCAGCAAGGAGTTCTGCTCCCACTCCATCCCGTACCAGCCCCTTGGACATGGTCCTTCTGCTGTCCTCATCATCAGAAGAGCCTGGGAAGCAGAATGATTTTTCACAGAGTGGTGCTGAACACAGTGAGCTTCCAACAAAGCTGCTGCCTGCAATTTCTCCCAGCATTTCAGTGCCTTCACCTTCACCAAGTGCTTCAGGTGGGTCTTAGGATTTCCCAGTTTATTGTGGAGGatgttcctcctcctcacctgcctcccTAGCTTTCACCCTTCCTTTTCTAGTTTTAAACTAGATTTGTAGTTTTAGTAAGCCCAGTTTATAGTGAAGGGCATCTGAGCACTGCATGGTTGGTAAGTTACTCGCCTCATGGCACTCAAGGCAGAGCCCCTTGTGTCAGGAGCTGGATGGCAGGCAGCTCTTCTGGGCCACTTGTGAAGGTTGCCATGGAGCATTGGCCTCAGCCCTCAGACCTGGGGAACCTGGCACAAGATGTGGTGGGGGACTGGTGGGTTGCTTACATCCCAGTTATTGTGTGTTtcagcctcagctctgctgccacagtCCCACTAGAGAATGGTTTGAAACCCACTGGTCTGCCCAAGGGAATGTTCTGCAGGATATTCAAGGCCAGGTCCTACCTCCCTGCCACTGTTCTCCTTCAGAAAAACTATGTCCCCcagtatgttttatttttctgatgtaATGGGGAAGGCTACAGACCACCTAGGAATCCCACTTAGCAAATAAGTGACGTTGGTCACCAAGTGTCAACTCTTCTATTGTGCTGAAATATTCAGATTTTAGTACTGGTAGAGGCCTCAAAGGTATTGTTAATATACAATGTATATAtagatgtgtgtgtatgtgtgtgtgtgtgtgtatctttGCTTTGCAATTccagggagaggaagaagagtttCTGGTATTCCTACTGAGACCACGTACACCTCGACCACACTCTCCAGCCACAAGGAGGTGACATCTCAAGCTGCATCTAGCCACGGCATGTGgagcacagaagcagaaaaccCCACACCCCACCTGAACACAGCCGGAGAGACTCACACTGGGCCCCTCCCGTCCTCCATGGCATGGCCTGGGATGAGACATGTGCCATCTGGCCGATCAGAGTACCCAGAGCCCAAGGTCACCCTTTCATCTGGAGTTTTCACCTACTTCTCAGCTGCTGGTGAACCTTCCAGTGAGTTTTTCTGAATGCCAGGTTAACATTTGACTACTgctccctccccttctccatGGGATTCATATGACCACTAGCATGTGTCACCACTATTCCAGGTGTCATGGGTAGGATATATAAACCCATTGGTGTTGTGTATCTGCAGCTGTTGACGCTTAAGGGGAAAGGCCTCAAGAATGAGACGTAGCTCGTTGCTGTAGGACACATCAACTACCTGTCTGGGTTGGAGTGATAATTATAAATAACATAAATATTCCATTATGACTCTAATAATACTAGTTGTCCCTCTGTATTTGGACAGTGCTGTTTGTTTGGAATAGGCTTTGTGTGTCAAATCCACATTTAAGATAGATAAATATGTAAGATATACTTCATGTGTTTTCAATCTGTGTTTGTTATTAATCTTCATTGCCAAAGAGAATTATTGTAGAGCTCACAAGCGCTGTCTGTTCTGAGATCATGAAATTAGATGTCTGCTTTTTGTTCCTATTCCAGCCATTAGCAGCAGCCATCACTCCCTAAGCAACTCAAGTGCTGAGGAAAGGATGTCCAGCCCCATCACTGATCCCGTGTACAGTTCATCCACGTCTGCTGGTGAGGAAGGAAGGATGCTGCCCACAGCAATGGATGGCACCTTGGCTGGTGGCATGGAGACCTCTTCTTCCTATGTCAAAGTTTCCAGCTCTTCAGGGCTGGCTGAGCCAGCACTGGTGGAGCAGAGTGAGACAGCCAATGCCTCCACCAGCAGTGGTGGCTACACAGACCTTGCAACAGAGACTGTCTTCATACGTTCTTCCAAGATACCCACTTATTCTTCTTTCCAAAATGATCTCAAAAGTAAGTTGATGTTGCTGGCTGTACATTTGGAGGAAATTCACTTTGTCCTGTTTTTATCTATGTTGTACATAAAGCTCTCCTTCATTACTACATGCAAAGCCACCTGTGGCTTCACTCAGAGGGATATTTTCATCAAAGGACTCAAGGCCAGACCCCACATAGATAGGAAGCTGTTCCAGAAGTGAAGCCATGAACCCTCCTGTTTTGATGGCTGCATTACTTTTTTTGTGTTCTAACCCCTTTCTTTTGGATGATGCTTTCAGAAGTGTTTCATGATGACCTCAGTCAGTTGTAGAATTGAACCAAATTTTCAATACCCTGGTTTTTTTTAGAGGTGGCTGAACTTAGCTGTACATCCTGAAATTTGTACTATAGGATTGACTGCACCTTTTATGCTAAATAATTTTTTGCAGACTGATGTGCTATGCATTTAGGATTTTCTGACTGCAAAGTTTTGAATCAGTGAGTTCATGATAAACTGGAAATTAGCATAATGTAATAACTTCAGCCTGCAGAGGCATGAGTTCACTGTGTCTAAAAACAAATTGACTGAAGAAGGTGGATATTATGTAGATGGGAATGGAAGATAAGAGGAAGAGAATATGAGTTTTATAAATTATGAGTGATAAAGAGAACAGATGGGTTTTCCTGCTTAGCTTGCCACAAATATCGTGGAATGTTAAGTGCTCAATCACTTTGGAAAAGCAATATGTGAAGAACAGTGTTTTGGAAATCTACGTGTTTCACAGGAGCCTTGTGTCTGTCAGAGTTCACCATTTTAGAATTAAG comes from the Pithys albifrons albifrons isolate INPA30051 chromosome 8, PitAlb_v1, whole genome shotgun sequence genome and includes:
- the HEG1 gene encoding protein HEG homolog 1 isoform X1; this translates as MPAACTLLLLLGLGLVPVPPAGSLPLASPRRLLLPPPPPPPSRNPLGRPCSPPAAGQADSPVIESSHQKGRSSNTGLRTPGAPVDSVELVTVVAGSTEWVSLPARHRAVPVASRVMGHTSPPVSNGEATPLGAGSLDNPSTGTATHLPTRSHPPDAGSHHRAAGSQERGRRALASPNTPAAAERTPPGLEAVSTDSAERTQIGHRGVWNMLGFNNTMRTVLLPSSSESHHPGSDSPSRSAAGWVGTELTSSPAMGTAASSSSPSGTSQGTNPSTAVPGSLGQPQSSSQASGTQAGADQVMLHLRGVTGNSPNPLFTESAATDSTFRAVGSSTRATENMRSSVQRTVSGFTAQPLASVPFSVGLAQGRFPGPSTEQQITPSHPALESTASAVGSSYQPSNNSAMERRVSDFPTTRTSISTTATKSGGWTLRSLPASTRLVNTAEISTSGTEIINSSAQTQTPGISTDAQDGGGRGVTDPLLTGLPSASQSTSTILYFFSPISAFSSNYKHKSIPAADVTLHSDTRGADMPSMAGETLMSSANGHTAGLTRGSATSIDPTSFLGVTSSSSETVTHRPNSSQETTYLPAHPEDPLLTRSLSASESIFRGVRSSQQPVNSTMAEKTPLASSAMASSNGGRTPKSATVSNQWAAEVSTSSSGMYRTLGTIQSLSTSSVRGTYRVQGSIKVMDLTERVADSSLTHSHSPSEDPSPASGSSHMPFSILSTERPNFPTTSTSISTAGTRSGGRMLRSLPASTMLAQTTEISTTGTENISSPGHSQSSLGDRSPTMLSLNLLLTGSSSSLESTSPAEETSTMGGYLPLTSTPSAELITTGKERSTLPMLDTHGASSAARSSAPTPSRTSPLDMVLLLSSSSEEPGKQNDFSQSGAEHSELPTKLLPAISPSISVPSPSPSASGRGRRVSGIPTETTYTSTTLSSHKEVTSQAASSHGMWSTEAENPTPHLNTAGETHTGPLPSSMAWPGMRHVPSGRSEYPEPKVTLSSGVFTYFSAAGEPSTISSSHHSLSNSSAEERMSSPITDPVYSSSTSAGEEGRMLPTAMDGTLAGGMETSSSYVKVSSSSGLAEPALVEQSETANASTSSGGYTDLATETVFIRSSKIPTYSSFQNDLKNFSGSHQPVSSIDAEKRTSDSHTDGTYISITYTRGGERTLLSISNNSTSADSSESSTFFSEVSSPSDALKSSVAQDRRTNASSDNSFVEPSTEPLLVHSSKLLTSTSTGSTENTTRSNTETELLATNRSSLSSSSFPVSSSLSSLHHLQSSTPPPTHLFTPSESPEPRSSSVMASSPPLQALSSSLPTSSLLSSSYSLASLLPLVSSPSSILQSSHSDQASTTVAVTVVRRVPSTATMAGSPPRETKHDVTHQPQISTTFSLTGSPLPTAPMELLGGHSMSTSISTSTPVAVTETALLRAATTQEGSSEKATSLLTTASVVPRAGPTDVPLIPLPSATNHSNIVPAVALTTVKPPVLTTPASRQPTPGEATTMKDHRAQMPTPTKHVYTTGEITEAVDPTTAKPGKVTEENIPVTSPSEAPPTSKTTVRIATTLAATKPTTVPPLSSTVGLKTSSAATDVDKCLSNPCPALATCNNSHGSYICQCPLGYELEKGKCNLVRIFIGQVPLKHNITHGKYAELFHVENEILAMLNASLSALPGYHHSTVKASREANFVHVSVQSTFSLASNVTLYDVISSVKSYIRACKSPTEACQFISSLKTLHRAGSLCRQKDPECDKETSECTDFDGIALCQCKSGYFKYNKMDHSCRACEDGYKLENQTCVSCPFGLGGFNCGNPYQLITVVIAAAGGGLLLIMGIALIVTCCRKNKNDISKLIFKSGDFQMSPYAEYPKNPRAQEWGRETIEMQENGSTKNLLQMTDVYYSPTGLRNPELERNGLYPPYTGLPGSRHSCIYPGQYNPSFISDETRRRDYF
- the HEG1 gene encoding protein HEG homolog 1 isoform X6 codes for the protein MPAACTLLLLLGLGLVPVPPAGSLPLASPRRLLLPPPPPPPSRNPLGRPCSPPAAGQADSPVIESSHQKGRSSNTGLRTPGAPVDSVELVTVVAGSTEWVSLPARHRAVPVASRVMGHTSPPVSNGEATPLGAGSLDNPSTGTATHLPTRSHPPDAGSHHRAAGSQERGRRALASPNTPAAAERTPPGLEAVSTDSAERTQIGHRGVWNMLGFNNTMRTVLLPSSSESHHPGSDSPSRSAAGWVGTELTSSPAMGTAASSSSPSGTSQGTNPSTAVPGSLGQPQSSSQASGTQAGADQVMLHLRGVTGNSPNPLFTESAATDSTFRAVGSSTRATENMRSSVQRTVSGFTAQPLASVPFSVGLAQGRFPGPSTEQQITPSHPALESTASAVGSSYQPSNNSAMERRVSDFPTTRTSISTTATKSGGWTLRSLPASTRLVNTAEISTSGTEIINSSAQTQTPGISTDAQDGGGRGVTDPLLTGLPSASQSTSTILYFFSPISAFSSNYKHKSIPAADVTLHSDTRGADMPSMAGETLMSSANGHTAGLTRGSATSIDPTSFLGVTSSSSETVTHRPNSSQETTYLPAHPEDPLLTRSLSASESIFRGVRSSQQPVNSTMAEKTPLASSAMASSNGGRTPKSATVSNQWAAEVSTSSSGMYRTLGTIQSLSTSSVRGTYRVQGSIKVMDLTERVADSSLTHSHSPSEDPSPASGSSHMPFSILSTERPNFPTTSTSISTAGTRSGGRMLRSLPASTMLAQTTEISTTGTENISSPGHSQSSLGDRSPTMLSLNLLLTGSSSSLESTSPAEETSTMGGYLPLTSTPSAELITTGKERSTLPMLDTHGASSAARSSAPTPSRTSPLDMVLLLSSSSEEPGKQNDFSQSGAEHSELPTKLLPAISPSISVPSPSPSASGRGRRVSGIPTETTYTSTTLSSHKEVTSQAASSHGMWSTEAENPTPHLNTAGETHTGPLPSSMAWPGMRHVPSGRSEYPEPKVTLSSGVFTYFSAAGEPSTISSSHHSLSNSSAEERMSSPITDPVYSSSTSAGEEGRMLPTAMDGTLAGGMETSSSYVKVSSSSGLAEPALVEQSETANASTSSGGYTDLATETVFIRSSKIPTYSSFQNDLKNFSGSHQPVSSIDAEKRTSDSHTDGTYISITYTRGGERTLLSISNNSTSADSSESSTFFSEVSSPSDALKSSVAQDRRTNASSDNSFVEPSTEPLLVHSSKLLTSTSTGSTENTTRSNTETELLATNRSSLSSSSFPVSSSLSSLHHLQSSTPPPTHLFTPSESPEPRSSSVMASSPPLQALSSSLPTSSLLSSSYSLASLLPLVSSPSSILQSSHSDQASTTVAVTVVRRVPSTATMAGSPPRETKHDVTHQPQISTTFSLTGSPLPTAPMELLGGHSMSTSISTSTPVAVTETALLRAATTQEGSSEKATSLLTTASVVPRAGPTDVPLIPLPSATNHSNIVPAVALTTVKPPVLTTPASRQPTPGEATTMKDHRAQMPTPTKHVYTTGEITEAVDPTTAKPGKVTEENIPVTSPSEAPPTSKTTVRIATTLAATKPTTVPPLSSTVGLKTSSAATGKVLDISSRICSLCWLISE